In Natronomonas halophila, one DNA window encodes the following:
- a CDS encoding translation initiation factor eIF-2B — translation MIDETVEEIQEMQTHSSSTVAIKAAEALRELLDREFATVEEYVRSLDRNSSALRRAQPSHASLFNTQREIVTRVEDADAESVEDAKDVTEAAIDDIVDEVEHAKHEAAQQAVELLPDGATILTHDYSSTVLEAIELAAQEGHHLDVYVTEARPRFLGRKTARTLASVDRVNATLIVDSAAGHYLDECDRVALGMSCIVDETLYNRVGTFPIAATAAELAVPVSVFGASAKIIEEGFAFENEFRSPSEVMREPAEGFDVANPAYDATPKHLLDSIVTDEGIRNLQ, via the coding sequence ATGATAGACGAGACCGTCGAAGAGATACAGGAGATGCAGACCCACTCCTCGTCGACCGTCGCCATCAAGGCCGCCGAGGCCCTCCGGGAGTTGCTCGACCGGGAGTTCGCGACCGTCGAGGAGTACGTCCGCTCGCTGGACCGCAACAGCAGCGCCCTCCGACGCGCCCAGCCCTCGCATGCCTCGCTTTTCAACACGCAGCGGGAAATCGTCACCCGCGTCGAGGACGCCGACGCCGAGAGCGTCGAGGACGCCAAAGACGTGACTGAAGCAGCCATCGACGACATCGTCGACGAGGTCGAACACGCCAAACACGAAGCCGCCCAGCAGGCCGTCGAACTCCTCCCCGACGGGGCGACGATTCTCACCCACGACTACTCCTCGACGGTGCTGGAGGCCATCGAACTCGCCGCCCAGGAGGGCCACCACCTCGACGTCTACGTCACTGAGGCCCGACCCCGCTTTCTCGGCCGCAAAACGGCACGCACTCTCGCCAGCGTCGACCGCGTGAACGCCACCCTCATCGTCGACAGCGCCGCCGGCCACTACCTCGACGAGTGCGACCGGGTCGCGCTCGGCATGTCCTGTATCGTCGACGAGACGCTCTACAACCGCGTCGGCACGTTCCCCATCGCCGCGACGGCCGCGGAACTGGCAGTGCCCGTCTCCGTCTTCGGCGCGAGCGCGAAAATCATCGAGGAAGGCTTCGCCTTCGAAAACGAGTTCCGCTCGCCCAGCGAGGTCATGCGGGAACCCGCGGAGGGCTTCGACGTCGCCAACCCCGCCTACGACGCGACGCCGAAACACCTGCTGGATAGCATCGTCACCGACGAAGGGATTCGAAACCTGCAGTAG
- a CDS encoding CDC48 family AAA ATPase has product MKLTVKPLKQKDAGRGLAAIDRAAMDELDLENGDYIVIEGDARAVARVWPGYPEDEGKGVIRIDGRLRQEADVGIDDSVTVEAADVNPAKQVTVALPQNLRIRGNIGPHIRDKLSGQAVTKGQNVPFSLGLGPLSSQSGQRIPLKIADTDPDGTVVVTDSTKIEVSEKPAEQIAQQAGGAGGAAGGEGSTPSVTYEDIGGLDEELEQVREMIELPMRHPELFQQLGIEPPKGVLLHGPPGTGKTLMAKAVASEIDAYFTNISGPEIMSKYYGESEEQLREVFEEAEENAPAIIFIDELDSIAPKRGETSGDVERRVVAQLLSLMDGLEERGDVIVIGATNRVDALDPALRRGGRFDREIEIGAPDKGGRKEILQVHTRGMPLAEGIDLDQYAENTHGFVGADLASLTKESAMNALRRIRPELDLEQEELDAEVLEAMTVTEQDFKDALKQVTPSAMREVFVEVPDTSWESVGGLEDTKERLRETIQWPLEYPEVFEEMDMQAPKGVLLYGPPGTGKTLMAKAIANEAESNFISIKGPELLNKYVGESEKGVREVFEKARSNAPTVVFFDEIDSIAGERGQRMGDSGVGERVVSQLLTELDGLEDLEDVVVIATTNRPDLIDSALLRPGRLDRHVHVPVPDEDARKAIFQVHTRNKPLADDVDLDELAEKTDGYVGADIEAVCREASMAATREFINSVSREEAVQSVGNVRITAEHFEDALDEVGASVDDETREQYEEIEEEFTPGREPEEREVSRTFQ; this is encoded by the coding sequence ATGAAACTGACGGTCAAACCCCTCAAGCAGAAGGACGCCGGCCGCGGACTCGCCGCCATCGACCGCGCCGCGATGGACGAACTCGACCTCGAGAACGGCGATTACATCGTCATCGAGGGTGATGCCCGCGCGGTCGCGCGCGTCTGGCCCGGATACCCCGAAGACGAGGGGAAGGGCGTCATTCGCATCGACGGCCGCCTCCGTCAGGAGGCCGACGTCGGCATCGACGACAGCGTTACCGTCGAGGCGGCGGACGTCAACCCCGCAAAACAGGTCACGGTCGCCCTCCCGCAGAACCTCCGTATTCGCGGGAACATCGGCCCCCACATCCGTGACAAACTCAGCGGACAGGCCGTCACGAAGGGACAGAACGTGCCCTTCTCGCTCGGCCTCGGCCCGCTCTCCTCGCAGAGCGGCCAGCGTATCCCGCTGAAAATCGCCGACACCGACCCCGACGGAACGGTCGTCGTGACCGATTCGACCAAAATCGAGGTCAGCGAAAAGCCCGCCGAGCAAATCGCCCAGCAGGCCGGTGGTGCGGGCGGTGCAGCCGGCGGCGAGGGCAGCACGCCTTCGGTCACCTACGAGGACATCGGCGGCCTCGACGAGGAACTCGAACAGGTCCGGGAGATGATCGAACTCCCGATGCGGCACCCCGAACTGTTCCAGCAGCTCGGTATCGAGCCGCCGAAGGGCGTCCTCCTGCACGGCCCGCCCGGCACCGGGAAGACGCTCATGGCCAAGGCCGTCGCCAGCGAGATTGACGCCTACTTCACGAACATCTCGGGCCCCGAAATCATGTCGAAATACTACGGGGAATCCGAGGAGCAACTCCGTGAGGTCTTCGAGGAGGCCGAGGAGAACGCCCCGGCCATCATCTTCATCGACGAACTGGACTCCATCGCGCCCAAGCGCGGCGAGACCAGCGGCGACGTCGAACGCCGTGTCGTCGCCCAACTCCTCTCGCTGATGGACGGTCTCGAAGAGCGCGGCGACGTCATCGTCATCGGCGCGACCAACCGTGTCGACGCACTCGACCCCGCGCTCCGCCGTGGCGGCCGCTTCGACCGCGAAATCGAAATCGGCGCGCCCGATAAGGGCGGCCGGAAGGAAATCCTGCAGGTCCACACCCGCGGGATGCCGCTGGCCGAGGGCATCGACCTCGACCAGTACGCCGAGAACACCCACGGCTTCGTGGGCGCGGACCTCGCGTCGCTGACCAAGGAGTCGGCGATGAACGCGCTCCGCCGCATCCGGCCCGAACTCGACCTCGAACAGGAGGAACTCGACGCCGAGGTCCTGGAGGCGATGACGGTCACCGAGCAGGACTTCAAGGACGCCCTCAAGCAGGTCACGCCCTCGGCGATGCGCGAGGTGTTCGTCGAGGTTCCCGATACCTCCTGGGAGAGCGTCGGCGGCCTCGAAGACACCAAGGAACGGCTCCGCGAAACCATCCAGTGGCCGCTCGAATACCCCGAGGTCTTCGAGGAGATGGACATGCAGGCCCCCAAGGGCGTCCTGCTGTACGGCCCGCCGGGTACGGGTAAGACCCTGATGGCGAAGGCCATCGCCAACGAGGCGGAGTCGAACTTCATCTCCATCAAGGGCCCCGAACTGCTCAACAAGTACGTCGGCGAGTCCGAGAAGGGCGTCCGTGAGGTCTTCGAGAAGGCGCGGTCGAACGCACCGACCGTCGTCTTCTTCGACGAAATCGACTCCATCGCGGGCGAACGCGGCCAGCGGATGGGCGACTCCGGCGTCGGCGAACGCGTCGTCTCCCAGCTGCTGACCGAACTCGACGGGCTAGAGGACCTCGAGGACGTCGTCGTTATCGCGACGACCAACCGACCGGACCTCATCGACTCGGCGCTCTTGCGCCCCGGTCGACTGGACCGCCACGTCCACGTCCCCGTCCCCGACGAGGACGCCCGGAAGGCCATCTTCCAGGTCCACACCCGGAACAAGCCGCTGGCCGACGACGTCGACCTCGACGAACTGGCCGAAAAGACGGACGGCTACGTGGGTGCCGACATCGAGGCGGTCTGCCGTGAAGCCTCCATGGCCGCGACGCGGGAGTTCATCAACAGCGTCTCCCGTGAGGAGGCCGTCCAAAGCGTCGGCAACGTCCGCATCACCGCCGAGCACTTCGAGGACGCCCTCGACGAGGTCGGCGCCAGCGTTGACGACGAGACCCGCGAACAGTACGAGGAAATCGAGGAAGAGTTCACCCCCGGCCGCGAGCCGGAAGAACGCGAAGTCAGCCGGACGTTCCAGTAA
- a CDS encoding DUF7127 family protein, with the protein MTEFTKAIRGDTDGMARTYEYEDETVLVADFGVTDGHVDVVDGTAIVVIDGDQHEFEVPEGSSRAIMNNGIVTIEVER; encoded by the coding sequence ATGACAGAATTTACGAAGGCGATTCGCGGCGACACGGACGGTATGGCACGTACCTACGAGTACGAGGATGAAACCGTCCTCGTCGCGGACTTCGGCGTCACCGACGGCCACGTCGACGTAGTTGACGGCACGGCTATCGTCGTCATCGACGGCGACCAACACGAGTTCGAGGTTCCCGAGGGCTCGTCCCGTGCTATTATGAACAACGGAATCGTTACTATCGAGGTGGAGCGATAA
- a CDS encoding M48 family metalloprotease, whose product MAHRGLQARMVVAMSILFGFYVFVAALFAPIVGIPVVLAGSVLFVGVQYVVGKKLALRSVNATDLSPEAHPEIHERVEALAESMDIDKPRLMAGQMGLPNAFAIGRKGAGTVVVSESMLQMVKEGHMSMDELEGVLAHELAHIKNRDVVVMLLGQSIASIIGLTVFFIVQLVTDDIPIVGFIVAYLLSVITQMLVMVFVLAISRYREYVADEEAAEHTGNPDALARALSVIQEVGTHEKAPDVDGATASMCIFGGERGLLASVFSTHPPTEKRIQRLTEMAD is encoded by the coding sequence ATGGCACACCGTGGTCTGCAAGCGCGAATGGTCGTCGCGATGAGCATCCTGTTCGGGTTTTACGTGTTCGTCGCGGCGCTGTTCGCGCCCATCGTCGGTATCCCAGTCGTTCTCGCCGGCAGCGTCCTCTTCGTTGGCGTCCAGTACGTCGTCGGCAAGAAACTCGCGCTCCGAAGCGTCAACGCGACCGACCTGTCGCCGGAGGCACATCCGGAGATTCACGAGCGCGTTGAGGCACTGGCCGAATCGATGGACATCGACAAACCCCGGCTAATGGCCGGCCAGATGGGTCTGCCGAACGCCTTCGCTATCGGGCGGAAAGGCGCCGGTACGGTCGTGGTCTCCGAATCGATGCTCCAGATGGTCAAGGAAGGCCATATGTCGATGGACGAACTGGAGGGCGTCCTCGCACACGAACTGGCCCACATCAAGAACCGCGACGTCGTCGTGATGTTGCTCGGTCAGTCCATCGCGTCGATTATCGGCCTGACGGTCTTTTTCATCGTCCAGTTGGTCACCGACGACATCCCTATCGTCGGGTTCATCGTCGCCTACCTGCTGAGCGTCATCACCCAGATGCTCGTGATGGTGTTCGTGCTGGCCATCTCCCGGTACCGGGAGTACGTCGCCGACGAGGAGGCCGCCGAACACACCGGCAACCCCGACGCGCTCGCGCGGGCGCTGTCGGTGATTCAGGAAGTCGGCACCCACGAGAAGGCCCCTGACGTCGACGGTGCGACAGCATCGATGTGTATTTTCGGCGGCGAGCGCGGCCTGCTTGCGTCGGTTTTCTCGACGCACCCGCCGACCGAAAAGCGCATCCAGCGCCTCACCGAGATGGCCGACTGA
- a CDS encoding alpha/beta fold hydrolase: protein MDTVTHHGRTTAYRRTDFGDGPRVCYIHGAGGSHDVWVEQYGDREGPPAVAVDLSGHGDSDDVDTEPGTETLDAYADDVVAVCEQTDASVLCGNSMGGAVALWVALERDLDLDGLVLADTGAKLGVDEGFRESLARNFEAAIASMHTPDTLFHEPTDELIEVSKEGLLRTGQAVTVRDFETCDEFDVRDRLDEITMPALALCGEHDPMTPPMFSEFLEAELPDCEYREIADAAHMPMLERPDVFNSAVRAFLA, encoded by the coding sequence ATGGACACCGTCACCCACCACGGCCGGACGACCGCCTATCGACGGACGGACTTCGGCGACGGCCCCCGCGTCTGCTACATCCACGGCGCGGGCGGCAGCCACGACGTCTGGGTCGAACAGTACGGCGACCGCGAGGGCCCGCCCGCCGTCGCCGTCGACCTCTCGGGCCACGGCGACAGCGACGACGTCGACACCGAACCCGGTACCGAGACGCTCGACGCCTACGCCGACGACGTGGTCGCGGTCTGCGAGCAGACGGACGCCTCGGTGCTCTGCGGCAACTCGATGGGCGGGGCCGTCGCGCTGTGGGTCGCCCTCGAACGCGACCTCGACCTCGATGGGCTCGTTCTCGCCGATACCGGCGCGAAACTCGGCGTCGACGAGGGGTTCCGGGAATCGCTCGCCCGGAACTTCGAGGCCGCAATCGCCTCGATGCACACGCCGGACACCCTCTTTCACGAACCCACCGACGAGCTCATCGAAGTCTCCAAGGAGGGCCTGCTGCGGACCGGACAGGCCGTCACCGTTCGGGACTTCGAGACCTGCGACGAGTTCGACGTCCGCGACCGCCTCGACGAGATTACGATGCCCGCTCTCGCGCTGTGCGGGGAACACGACCCGATGACGCCGCCGATGTTCAGCGAGTTCCTCGAAGCCGAACTGCCCGATTGTGAGTACCGAGAAATCGCCGACGCCGCCCACATGCCGATGCTCGAACGCCCGGACGTCTTCAACAGCGCCGTGCGGGCGTTCCTCGCCTAG
- a CDS encoding SMP-30/gluconolactonase/LRE family protein, whose protein sequence is MPLGTAKRHPVATGLALLGTVVTAGWLAESRLDPAEWYPPDPPPMEGLLASGDELVGADTVLRCEGPEDVAFDDEDRLYTGSEDGRIIRTVDPVTPETTDADTETFALTQGRPLGMTFDGEDLLVCAEDAGLISVDPAGEVTTLADSAGGRDIAFADDLYIADDGTIYFTDATEHEIFQDELFELEDTGRLLAYHPDSGETTVELTGLGFANGICTHADGESVLITETSRYRVTRFWIDGDLEGDERLFAENLVGYPDNIEAVGDGTYWVAIPSLRDETLDGLHEHAWVKRQLGKFPTAVLEQVSGDPYGLVLRLDESGTVIESFHDPEGDVHGVTSATPKPDHDALYLGSLFGEKVSRYSLE, encoded by the coding sequence ATGCCGCTTGGTACCGCGAAGCGCCACCCGGTCGCGACCGGGCTTGCGCTGTTGGGCACCGTTGTGACGGCCGGCTGGCTCGCCGAATCGCGTCTCGACCCCGCCGAATGGTATCCGCCGGACCCGCCGCCGATGGAGGGGCTACTCGCCTCCGGCGACGAACTGGTCGGCGCCGACACCGTCCTTCGGTGTGAGGGCCCCGAAGACGTGGCTTTCGACGACGAGGACCGCCTCTATACGGGGAGCGAGGACGGCCGTATCATCCGGACGGTCGACCCGGTAACGCCTGAGACAACCGACGCCGACACCGAGACGTTCGCCCTGACACAGGGTCGCCCGCTCGGGATGACCTTCGACGGTGAGGACCTGCTGGTCTGTGCGGAGGACGCCGGCCTCATTTCGGTTGACCCCGCAGGCGAGGTGACGACGCTGGCGGATTCGGCGGGGGGCCGCGACATCGCCTTCGCCGACGACCTCTATATCGCCGACGACGGTACCATCTACTTCACCGACGCCACCGAGCACGAAATCTTTCAGGACGAACTATTCGAGTTGGAGGATACCGGCCGCCTGCTGGCGTACCACCCCGATTCGGGGGAGACGACCGTCGAATTGACCGGTCTCGGCTTCGCCAACGGCATCTGCACGCACGCCGACGGCGAATCGGTGCTCATCACCGAAACCTCCCGATATCGGGTGACCCGTTTCTGGATCGACGGCGACCTCGAAGGCGACGAGCGACTGTTCGCCGAGAACCTCGTGGGCTACCCGGACAACATCGAGGCCGTGGGCGACGGCACCTACTGGGTGGCGATTCCGAGCCTCCGTGACGAGACCCTCGACGGCCTCCACGAACACGCGTGGGTCAAGCGCCAACTCGGTAAGTTCCCGACGGCGGTCCTGGAGCAGGTCAGCGGCGACCCCTACGGACTCGTGCTCCGACTCGATGAATCCGGGACGGTTATCGAGAGCTTTCACGACCCCGAGGGAGACGTCCACGGCGTTACCTCAGCGACACCCAAACCCGACCACGACGCGCTGTATCTCGGCTCGCTGTTCGGCGAGAAGGTCTCGCGGTACTCGTTGGAGTAA